From Macaca mulatta isolate MMU2019108-1 chromosome 1, T2T-MMU8v2.0, whole genome shotgun sequence, the proteins below share one genomic window:
- the PCSK9 gene encoding proprotein convertase subtilisin/kexin type 9 isoform X16 produces the protein MGLWWRDLRAPGVKHPHPRRFPQRRRGARGCRRAPPLSSGSEPGGVSQAVRLSQAGRDVSLQRRLPAPSQDSARPFARPEPELQLLHSPPHRKAQGAARVDRARPLGLLIRTATSPLALMGTVSSRRSWWPLPLPLLLLLLLGPAGARAQEDEDGDYEELVLALRSEEDGLADAPEHGATATFHRCAKDPWRLPGTYVVVLKEETHRSQSERTARRLQAQAARRGYLTKILHVFHHLLPGFLVKMSGDLLELALKLPHVDYIEEDSSVFAQSIPWNLERITPARYRADEYQPPKGGSLVEVYLLDTSIQSDHREIEGRVMVTDFESVPEEDGTRFHRQASKCDSHGTHLAGVVSGRDAGVAKGAGLRSLRVLNCQGKGTVSGTLIGLEFIRKSQLVQPVGPLVVLLPLAGGYSRVFNAACQRLARAGVVLVTAAGNFRDDACLYSPASAPEVITVGATNAQDQPVTLGTLGTNFGRCVDLFAPGEDIIGASSDCSTCFVSRSGTSQAAAHVAGIAAMMLSAEPELTLAELRQRLIHFSAKDVINEAWFPEDQRVLTPNLVAALPPSTHRAGWQLFCRTVWSAHSGPTRMATAVARCAQDEELLSCSSFSRSGKRRGERIEAQGGKRVCRAHNAFGGEGVYAIARCCLLPQVNCSVHTAPPAGASMGTRVHCHQQGHVLTGCSSHWEVEDLGTHKPPVLRPRGQPNQCVGHREASIHASCCHAPGLECKVKEHGIPAPQEQVRRPVRTGGWGAVGWPGCWREK, from the exons ATGGGGCTCTGGTGGCGTGATCTGCGGGCCCCAGGCGTCAAGCACCCACACCCTAGAAGGTTTCCGCAGCGGCGTCGAGGCGCTCGTGGTTGCAGGAGGGCGCCGCCGCTCAGTTCAGGGTCCGAGCCTGGAGGAGTGAGCCAggcagtgagactgtctcaggcGGGCCGGGACGTGTCGTTGCAGCGGCggctcccagctcccagccagGATTCCGCGCGCCCCTTCGCGCGCCCTGAGCCTGAACTCCAGCTCCTGCACAGTCCTCCCCACCGTAAGGCTCAAGGCGCCGCCCGCGTGGACCGTGCACGGCCTCTAGGTCTCCTCATCAGGACGGCAACCTCTCCCCTGGCCCTGATGGGTACCGTCAGCTCCAGGCGGTCCTGGTGGCCTCTGccgctgccactgctgctgctcctgctcctgGGTCCCGCTGGCGCCCGTGCGCAGGAGGACGAGGACGGCGACTACGAGGAGCTGGTGCTAGCGTTGCGTTCCGAGGAGGACGGCCTGGCCGACGCACCCGAGCACGGAGCCACAGCCACCTTCCACCGCTGCGCCAAG GATCCGTGGAGGCTGCCCGGCACCTACGTGGTGGTGCTGAAGGAGGAGACCCACCGCTCGCAGTCAGAGCGCACTGCCCGCCGCCTGCAGGCCCAAGCTGCCCGCCGGGGATACCTCACCAAGATCCTGCATGTCTTCCATCACCTTCTTCCTGGCTTCCTGGTGAAGATGAGTGGCGACCTGCTGGAGCTG GCCCTGAAGTTGCCCCATGTCGACTACATCGAGGAGGACTCCTCTGTCTTCGCCCAGAGCATCCCATGGAACCTGGAGCGAATTACTCCTGCACGGTACCGGGCGGATGAATACCAGCCCCCCA AAGGAGGCAGCCTGGTGGAGGTGTATCTCCTAGACACCAGCATACAGAGTGACCACCGGGAAATCGAGGGCAGGGTCATGGTCACCGACTTCGAGAGTGTGCCCGAGGAGGACGGGACCCGCTTCCACAGACAG GCCAGCAAGTGTGACAGCCATGGCACCCACCTGGCAGGGGTGGTCAGCGGCCGGGATGCCGGCGTGGCCAAGGGCGCCGGCCTGCGTAGCCTGCGCGTGCTCAACTGCCAAGGGAAGGGCACGGTCAGCGGCACCCTCATAG GCCTGGAGTTTATTCGGAAAAGCCAGCTGGTCCAGCCCGTGGGGCCACTGGTTGTGCTGCTGCCCCTGGCGGGTGGGTACAGCCGGGTCTTCAACGCCGCCTGCCAGCGCCTGGCGAGGGCTGGGGTCGTGCTGGTCACCGCTGCCGGCAACTTCCGGGATGATGCCTGCCTCTACTCCCCAGCCTCGGCTCCCGAG GTCATCACAGTTGGGGCCACCAATGCCCAGGACCAGCCGGTGACCCTGGGGACTTTGGGGACCAACTTTGGCCGCTGTGTGGACCTCTTTGCCCCAGGGGAGGACATCATTGGTGCCTCCAGCGACTGCAGCACCTGCTTTGTGTCACGGAGTGGGACATCGCAGGCTGCTGCCCACGTGGCTG GCATTGCAGCCATGATGCTGTCTGCCGAGCCGGAGCTCACTCTGGCCGAGTTGAGGCAGAGACTGATCCACTTCTCTGCCAAAGATGTCATCAATGAGGCCTGGTTCCCTGAGGACCAGCGGGTACTGACCCCCAACCTGGTGGCCGCCCTGCCCCCCAGCACCCACAGGGCAG GTTGGCAGCTGTTTTGCAGGACTGTGTGGTCAGCACACTCGGGGCCTACACGGATGGCCACAGCCGTAGCCCGCTGCGCCCAGGATGAGGAGCTGCTGAGCTGCTCCAGTTTCTCCAGGAGTGGGAAGCGGCGGGGCGAGCGCATCGAG GCCCAAGGGGGCAAGCGGGTCTGCCGGGCCCACAACGCTTTTGGGGGTGAGGGTGTCTACGCCATTGCCAGGTGCTGCCTGCTACCCCAAGTCAACTGCAGCGTCCACACAGCTCCACCAGCTGGGGCCAGCATGGGGACCCGTGTCCACTGCCATCAGCAGGGCCACGTCCTCACAG GCTGCAGCTCCCACTGGGAGGTGGAGGACCTTGGCACCCACAAGCCGCCTGTGCTGAGGCCACGAGGTCAGCCCAACCAGTGTGTGGGCCACAGGGAGGCCAGCATCCACGCTTCCTGCTGCCATGCCCCAGGTCTGGAATGCAAAGTCAAGGAGCATGGAATCCCGGCCCCTCAGGAGCAGGTGAGGAGGCCTGTGAGGACGGGTGGGTGGGGTGCCGTGGGGTGGC CGGGATGTTGGAGGGAGAAATGA
- the PCSK9 gene encoding proprotein convertase subtilisin/kexin type 9 isoform X14, which produces MGLWWRDLRAPGVKHPHPRRFPQRRRGARGCRRAPPLSSGSEPGGVSQAVRLSQAGRDVSLQRRLPAPSQDSARPFARPEPELQLLHSPPHRKAQGAARVDRARPLGLLIRTATSPLALMGTVSSRRSWWPLPLPLLLLLLLGPAGARAQEDEDGDYEELVLALRSEEDGLADAPEHGATATFHRCAKDPWRLPGTYVVVLKEETHRSQSERTARRLQAQAARRGYLTKILHVFHHLLPGFLVKMSGDLLELALKLPHVDYIEEDSSVFAQSIPWNLERITPARYRADEYQPPKGGSLVEVYLLDTSIQSDHREIEGRVMVTDFESVPEEDGTRFHRQASKCDSHGTHLAGVVSGRDAGVAKGAGLRSLRVLNCQGKGTVSGTLIGLEFIRKSQLVQPVGPLVVLLPLAGGYSRVFNAACQRLARAGVVLVTAAGNFRDDACLYSPASAPEVITVGATNAQDQPVTLGTLGTNFGRCVDLFAPGEDIIGASSDCSTCFVSRSGTSQAAAHVAGIAAMMLSAEPELTLAELRQRLIHFSAKDVINEAWFPEDQRVLTPNLVAALPPSTHRAGWQLFCRTVWSAHSGPTRMATAVARCAQDEELLSCSSFSRSGKRRGERIEAQGGKRVCRAHNAFGGEGVYAIARCCLLPQVNCSVHTAPPAGASMGTRVHCHQQGHVLTGCSSHWEVEDLGTHKPPVLRPRGQPNQCVGHREASIHASCCHAPGLECKVKEHGIPAPQEQVRRPVRTGGWGAVGWRRLEGGGGGSRRWGGAQAGV; this is translated from the exons ATGGGGCTCTGGTGGCGTGATCTGCGGGCCCCAGGCGTCAAGCACCCACACCCTAGAAGGTTTCCGCAGCGGCGTCGAGGCGCTCGTGGTTGCAGGAGGGCGCCGCCGCTCAGTTCAGGGTCCGAGCCTGGAGGAGTGAGCCAggcagtgagactgtctcaggcGGGCCGGGACGTGTCGTTGCAGCGGCggctcccagctcccagccagGATTCCGCGCGCCCCTTCGCGCGCCCTGAGCCTGAACTCCAGCTCCTGCACAGTCCTCCCCACCGTAAGGCTCAAGGCGCCGCCCGCGTGGACCGTGCACGGCCTCTAGGTCTCCTCATCAGGACGGCAACCTCTCCCCTGGCCCTGATGGGTACCGTCAGCTCCAGGCGGTCCTGGTGGCCTCTGccgctgccactgctgctgctcctgctcctgGGTCCCGCTGGCGCCCGTGCGCAGGAGGACGAGGACGGCGACTACGAGGAGCTGGTGCTAGCGTTGCGTTCCGAGGAGGACGGCCTGGCCGACGCACCCGAGCACGGAGCCACAGCCACCTTCCACCGCTGCGCCAAG GATCCGTGGAGGCTGCCCGGCACCTACGTGGTGGTGCTGAAGGAGGAGACCCACCGCTCGCAGTCAGAGCGCACTGCCCGCCGCCTGCAGGCCCAAGCTGCCCGCCGGGGATACCTCACCAAGATCCTGCATGTCTTCCATCACCTTCTTCCTGGCTTCCTGGTGAAGATGAGTGGCGACCTGCTGGAGCTG GCCCTGAAGTTGCCCCATGTCGACTACATCGAGGAGGACTCCTCTGTCTTCGCCCAGAGCATCCCATGGAACCTGGAGCGAATTACTCCTGCACGGTACCGGGCGGATGAATACCAGCCCCCCA AAGGAGGCAGCCTGGTGGAGGTGTATCTCCTAGACACCAGCATACAGAGTGACCACCGGGAAATCGAGGGCAGGGTCATGGTCACCGACTTCGAGAGTGTGCCCGAGGAGGACGGGACCCGCTTCCACAGACAG GCCAGCAAGTGTGACAGCCATGGCACCCACCTGGCAGGGGTGGTCAGCGGCCGGGATGCCGGCGTGGCCAAGGGCGCCGGCCTGCGTAGCCTGCGCGTGCTCAACTGCCAAGGGAAGGGCACGGTCAGCGGCACCCTCATAG GCCTGGAGTTTATTCGGAAAAGCCAGCTGGTCCAGCCCGTGGGGCCACTGGTTGTGCTGCTGCCCCTGGCGGGTGGGTACAGCCGGGTCTTCAACGCCGCCTGCCAGCGCCTGGCGAGGGCTGGGGTCGTGCTGGTCACCGCTGCCGGCAACTTCCGGGATGATGCCTGCCTCTACTCCCCAGCCTCGGCTCCCGAG GTCATCACAGTTGGGGCCACCAATGCCCAGGACCAGCCGGTGACCCTGGGGACTTTGGGGACCAACTTTGGCCGCTGTGTGGACCTCTTTGCCCCAGGGGAGGACATCATTGGTGCCTCCAGCGACTGCAGCACCTGCTTTGTGTCACGGAGTGGGACATCGCAGGCTGCTGCCCACGTGGCTG GCATTGCAGCCATGATGCTGTCTGCCGAGCCGGAGCTCACTCTGGCCGAGTTGAGGCAGAGACTGATCCACTTCTCTGCCAAAGATGTCATCAATGAGGCCTGGTTCCCTGAGGACCAGCGGGTACTGACCCCCAACCTGGTGGCCGCCCTGCCCCCCAGCACCCACAGGGCAG GTTGGCAGCTGTTTTGCAGGACTGTGTGGTCAGCACACTCGGGGCCTACACGGATGGCCACAGCCGTAGCCCGCTGCGCCCAGGATGAGGAGCTGCTGAGCTGCTCCAGTTTCTCCAGGAGTGGGAAGCGGCGGGGCGAGCGCATCGAG GCCCAAGGGGGCAAGCGGGTCTGCCGGGCCCACAACGCTTTTGGGGGTGAGGGTGTCTACGCCATTGCCAGGTGCTGCCTGCTACCCCAAGTCAACTGCAGCGTCCACACAGCTCCACCAGCTGGGGCCAGCATGGGGACCCGTGTCCACTGCCATCAGCAGGGCCACGTCCTCACAG GCTGCAGCTCCCACTGGGAGGTGGAGGACCTTGGCACCCACAAGCCGCCTGTGCTGAGGCCACGAGGTCAGCCCAACCAGTGTGTGGGCCACAGGGAGGCCAGCATCCACGCTTCCTGCTGCCATGCCCCAGGTCTGGAATGCAAAGTCAAGGAGCATGGAATCCCGGCCCCTCAGGAGCAGGTGAGGAGGCCTGTGAGGACGGGTGGGTGGGGTGCCGTGGGGTGGC GGAGACTGGAGGGAGGCGGTGGAGGGTCCAGGCGTTGGGGCGGGGCTCAGGCTGGAGTCTGA
- the PCSK9 gene encoding proprotein convertase subtilisin/kexin type 9 isoform X15, giving the protein MGLWWRDLRAPGVKHPHPRRFPQRRRGARGCRRAPPLSSGSEPGGVSQAVRLSQAGRDVSLQRRLPAPSQDSARPFARPEPELQLLHSPPHRKAQGAARVDRARPLGLLIRTATSPLALMGTVSSRRSWWPLPLPLLLLLLLGPAGARAQEDEDGDYEELVLALRSEEDGLADAPEHGATATFHRCAKDPWRLPGTYVVVLKEETHRSQSERTARRLQAQAARRGYLTKILHVFHHLLPGFLVKMSGDLLELALKLPHVDYIEEDSSVFAQSIPWNLERITPARYRADEYQPPRGSLVEVYLLDTSIQSDHREIEGRVMVTDFESVPEEDGTRFHRQASKCDSHGTHLAGVVSGRDAGVAKGAGLRSLRVLNCQGKGTVSGTLIGLEFIRKSQLVQPVGPLVVLLPLAGGYSRVFNAACQRLARAGVVLVTAAGNFRDDACLYSPASAPEVITVGATNAQDQPVTLGTLGTNFGRCVDLFAPGEDIIGASSDCSTCFVSRSGTSQAAAHVAGIAAMMLSAEPELTLAELRQRLIHFSAKDVINEAWFPEDQRVLTPNLVAALPPSTHRAGWQLFCRTVWSAHSGPTRMATAVARCAQDEELLSCSSFSRSGKRRGERIEAQGGKRVCRAHNAFGGEGVYAIARCCLLPQVNCSVHTAPPAGASMGTRVHCHQQGHVLTGCSSHWEVEDLGTHKPPVLRPRGQPNQCVGHREASIHASCCHAPGLECKVKEHGIPAPQEQVRRPVRTGGWGAVGWRRLEGGGGGSRRWGGAQAGV; this is encoded by the exons ATGGGGCTCTGGTGGCGTGATCTGCGGGCCCCAGGCGTCAAGCACCCACACCCTAGAAGGTTTCCGCAGCGGCGTCGAGGCGCTCGTGGTTGCAGGAGGGCGCCGCCGCTCAGTTCAGGGTCCGAGCCTGGAGGAGTGAGCCAggcagtgagactgtctcaggcGGGCCGGGACGTGTCGTTGCAGCGGCggctcccagctcccagccagGATTCCGCGCGCCCCTTCGCGCGCCCTGAGCCTGAACTCCAGCTCCTGCACAGTCCTCCCCACCGTAAGGCTCAAGGCGCCGCCCGCGTGGACCGTGCACGGCCTCTAGGTCTCCTCATCAGGACGGCAACCTCTCCCCTGGCCCTGATGGGTACCGTCAGCTCCAGGCGGTCCTGGTGGCCTCTGccgctgccactgctgctgctcctgctcctgGGTCCCGCTGGCGCCCGTGCGCAGGAGGACGAGGACGGCGACTACGAGGAGCTGGTGCTAGCGTTGCGTTCCGAGGAGGACGGCCTGGCCGACGCACCCGAGCACGGAGCCACAGCCACCTTCCACCGCTGCGCCAAG GATCCGTGGAGGCTGCCCGGCACCTACGTGGTGGTGCTGAAGGAGGAGACCCACCGCTCGCAGTCAGAGCGCACTGCCCGCCGCCTGCAGGCCCAAGCTGCCCGCCGGGGATACCTCACCAAGATCCTGCATGTCTTCCATCACCTTCTTCCTGGCTTCCTGGTGAAGATGAGTGGCGACCTGCTGGAGCTG GCCCTGAAGTTGCCCCATGTCGACTACATCGAGGAGGACTCCTCTGTCTTCGCCCAGAGCATCCCATGGAACCTGGAGCGAATTACTCCTGCACGGTACCGGGCGGATGAATACCAGCCCCCCA GAGGCAGCCTGGTGGAGGTGTATCTCCTAGACACCAGCATACAGAGTGACCACCGGGAAATCGAGGGCAGGGTCATGGTCACCGACTTCGAGAGTGTGCCCGAGGAGGACGGGACCCGCTTCCACAGACAG GCCAGCAAGTGTGACAGCCATGGCACCCACCTGGCAGGGGTGGTCAGCGGCCGGGATGCCGGCGTGGCCAAGGGCGCCGGCCTGCGTAGCCTGCGCGTGCTCAACTGCCAAGGGAAGGGCACGGTCAGCGGCACCCTCATAG GCCTGGAGTTTATTCGGAAAAGCCAGCTGGTCCAGCCCGTGGGGCCACTGGTTGTGCTGCTGCCCCTGGCGGGTGGGTACAGCCGGGTCTTCAACGCCGCCTGCCAGCGCCTGGCGAGGGCTGGGGTCGTGCTGGTCACCGCTGCCGGCAACTTCCGGGATGATGCCTGCCTCTACTCCCCAGCCTCGGCTCCCGAG GTCATCACAGTTGGGGCCACCAATGCCCAGGACCAGCCGGTGACCCTGGGGACTTTGGGGACCAACTTTGGCCGCTGTGTGGACCTCTTTGCCCCAGGGGAGGACATCATTGGTGCCTCCAGCGACTGCAGCACCTGCTTTGTGTCACGGAGTGGGACATCGCAGGCTGCTGCCCACGTGGCTG GCATTGCAGCCATGATGCTGTCTGCCGAGCCGGAGCTCACTCTGGCCGAGTTGAGGCAGAGACTGATCCACTTCTCTGCCAAAGATGTCATCAATGAGGCCTGGTTCCCTGAGGACCAGCGGGTACTGACCCCCAACCTGGTGGCCGCCCTGCCCCCCAGCACCCACAGGGCAG GTTGGCAGCTGTTTTGCAGGACTGTGTGGTCAGCACACTCGGGGCCTACACGGATGGCCACAGCCGTAGCCCGCTGCGCCCAGGATGAGGAGCTGCTGAGCTGCTCCAGTTTCTCCAGGAGTGGGAAGCGGCGGGGCGAGCGCATCGAG GCCCAAGGGGGCAAGCGGGTCTGCCGGGCCCACAACGCTTTTGGGGGTGAGGGTGTCTACGCCATTGCCAGGTGCTGCCTGCTACCCCAAGTCAACTGCAGCGTCCACACAGCTCCACCAGCTGGGGCCAGCATGGGGACCCGTGTCCACTGCCATCAGCAGGGCCACGTCCTCACAG GCTGCAGCTCCCACTGGGAGGTGGAGGACCTTGGCACCCACAAGCCGCCTGTGCTGAGGCCACGAGGTCAGCCCAACCAGTGTGTGGGCCACAGGGAGGCCAGCATCCACGCTTCCTGCTGCCATGCCCCAGGTCTGGAATGCAAAGTCAAGGAGCATGGAATCCCGGCCCCTCAGGAGCAGGTGAGGAGGCCTGTGAGGACGGGTGGGTGGGGTGCCGTGGGGTGGC GGAGACTGGAGGGAGGCGGTGGAGGGTCCAGGCGTTGGGGCGGGGCTCAGGCTGGAGTCTGA